The genomic window CTCTTTAGTTGCTTGTTTGGACCCGGGTTCGATTCCCGGCGACTCCACAAAAAAGCCTGTAAACTCTTTGTTTACAGGCTTTTTTTATTCTTAAAAAAACACACTTTTCATTATCAAAGATCAAGGCAAGTGTAATTCACTTATATCTTTAATGGAATAATAGCCTAATTTACGATAACTCTCAAACTGTGCTTCATCAAAAAATTGATCTCCTGTCGATTGTTGCGGAAAATCTGGATTCGCCAAAGCATATTCTCTAATATCAGCTGGTTCCTCGCCTGTTACAACAGTTTTGATATATATGAGCGTTCCAATATCTTTTTTATCACCTGGATACTTAATAGCTCCTTTGGCTATATGACTCTTTCCTTTAATAATATCATCAATTGAAATATCAATATCAACTCCAAAATCTATTCGGCATCGTCTTATAGCATTTGCAAGCCCTTCACAAGTCCCTCTATTATCCTGCTCTGCATCACCCAATAAAATATACTGACAACGTCTTCTTATAAGTTCATATAAACCCGTATTGTCAAAATGCCCCCCATCGGAAAGACAAACATACTTCATATTAATATCTGACTTACCAATAAGATCTCGCATTAAATACAATAAGCCAAATACTGGATCAGGATTCTTCCATTTAGCCAGTCTCGGATTACCAATCCACCAGCCTAGACGCAGATTAAAAAGCGTAAGTAAAAATGCCATAGTAGAAGAAGAATGATATCCCCAATTTGGGTTAACTGCGGCACCGGATATTGCCATTGCAGTTCCCATTGTTGGACCACCATTTTTATTAGAAAACTTATTTGTTGGTCTGTATCCATACTCATAAATTCTATCTACGTTATAAGTCGAAGAACGCGTAGGACTAAAATCATAACCACAATATAATGGAGAAAAAACAAATGATTCCCCCTTACGATCCTGTCTGTCTAAAGCAGAAACTACAGTAGCATTGAGTGTAGCATTTATAAGTGGAAGAGGCCCAAAATAACCATCCTTAACAGTCATTGAAGACAATAAAATATCATCATAGGCATCAAATCCTGTAAAAGCATTGGCTGTTTTTATTCTTTCTTCTCTGCTTCGAGTTGCCCCCATAAAAGCCCTAATAAGCCTATTTCTATAAAAATGATGCAATGAAAATTCATTAACACCTACACGCCAACTCACTAAGACTGTAATAATTAATAAACTTATAGTAATACAACCAAATTTACCCCAGTCTTCTTTTATATTCGGAAAAAAATTAAATCCTTCTATTTTGTCTAATATCCAAGAACCTATCAACAGAACTCCAACCATAAAAACAAACGGCACGACTTTAAGTAAAATATCAATATAGCTTTTCTTTTTGCTTTCACTTTCATCCGTAGCTTCAAAAGCTTTTTTCATACCCCAGCCAATAAATCCAGCCCAACCAGTCCAACCTGTTAAACTTTTCCAGTCAAAACCTTCCAAATTGCTTTTTGAATATTTCTCCCATAGATCAGGCATAATCAAAGAAGCAAAACTTATGATAATCCAAAAAAGTATGAAGCGATGAACCAAACCGCCAATTCTACCCCACCATTCTCTTCTATAGTCTGGAAAAAGATTTCCCATAAGTGCCATTCTGATAATCACAGCTATTGAGAATATTTCAAGGATACAAGGAATACCAATAACAAAAAATACTTTACAAGAATTTGAATAATGCTCTATAAACAAATTGTAAATAAAATTTGTATTGGACCAAAAAACTATCAAAAGAAATACTAGCACCGCCGATGCTACAAGAGAAGATAAAGCAATTGCCCAACCAACTTTTTTCTCAAATATTTTTTTAGATTCTTGAATTTCATCTTTAGCGTAATCATTTTTTTCTTCTTTTGGCGTAACATTTCCTACTCCTCTTTTCATGAGATCCCATCTTTTATGGTAATTACCCCAAACAGCTACCCAGATAAAACCTGAAAATGCCGCACAAAAAACCAAACCTATAAACCAAAATTTATCATTTCCAATAAAATTTGGATTATATGCCGCAAAATAAGTACTAATAATTAATGCACTAAATCCGCCCCAAATCAAAATTATATTAGGGATAAAAGTTCCTAACTTAAATTTTCTCGTAAAATTTATTATTGATTTCCTCAAATTTATTAACCATAGTTTATGTGATTCTTTTTCTTCATCACTATAAAAAGTACGCATTGGAATCGCAACAATGAGAGAACCTATTATCAATATGATACTGCTCCAAATAGAAACACATAAAATACTTTGTTGCGTTATACTTTCTCTAGCCCAATCCCAAAAAGAATAAATAGTATAGATACAAGATAGGATAGTTAATAATGTCAGCAACAATACCGTTTGATTAATCATTGTATTGCGCACCCAAGTCATACCAGACGTCCACGCATCTGGAGACATTATTCCAACATTTGGGGATAAATAATTGCTGAACATTCTAAGCCATCGTATTGGACGGACTTCATCTGCTAACGGATCACCAGATTTATCAGGAGAAAGACGGTCATTAATTTTGCTAAAAGAACCTGATCTCTTTATCCATGAATTAAACCAAGTTCCAATATAACCACCACCAGATACAGTTGAGATATAATCAAATTTGTGAAGAGCATTTAATGCTGCTAATCGTTGTAGAATACCCAGATTAAAAGTGGCAGACCTGATTCCTCCTCCTGAAAAAGCAAGTCCCATAAGTTTCATCTCACTAGCTTCTCCCACAGCATCAAAAACCTGTTCTGCTTTAATAGAATGCGACGCTAAGGTTTCACTTTTATAATCATTGCTTACCGAAGCTAGATTTAATTCTTTATCTCTTGCTTTTCGTGCCCTAGAAATTTCTATTAACTCATCTCTAAAGAGTGTTTCAAAGGGAATCGAACATCCGTTTTTTATTAATTTTTTGAGCAATTCTTGATCATTTTTTAGGTATGATTGAGCAAATTCAGCCTCTTCACTTTTCCAAAACTCAGCATGTTTGTCCTTATCTTCCCTAGTCAGAAGATCATGATCATTAAAAGTTACCACTGTTTCTGATTCCTTTTCGAATATTTTCTTTATATAAAATTGATAAAGTCTTATCGTATAATCTTTCTCTTTTTTTAATGTTATAGCCAAAATTACCTGTACTGGCATATATTCTAATAATTCTACCAGTTCAAGACGTTTGTCTGACTCCTTATATAAAATGTGTCTGATTTTCTCCCTCCAGAAAAATGGGGGTTTAAACAAAATTAGTTCTGATGTTCCTTCCGCAGATAATAATAAATCGATCTTTTTTTTACCTATCAGTATATTTTCAGAAAGCCAATCTAAAAGCAAAACAGTCCTCTTAAAATATATCCTGGCAAGATCTTTAGTGTTTGCTTTTGTAGGGCTATGCCAGACCAAATCTCTAATTTTCTCTTTTTGATTAGGAGTTAAATTATCAATAAGCAAATTACATACATTAAGCGATTTCCACTCTGTATTGTTAATCAAATTGTTCGGTACAGTTGATTTGGGCTGGCTTTTTAAAATATCTTGAAATAAGGTGATATAAGAAACCGCTTCTGCTGTAAGATCTGTTACTATATCCATGGCTATTTTTGTTTTTAGAATCTATCAAATTTGATATCAAGGAATATCTCAGGAATTTTCAATTCTTCTTTCTAACCCTATAATCGATATAAGAATATGCAAATCGTATATAAGTGAAAATGCTCGACAATGACATTTTATAACTTAAAAATGTCATTTTTGAATATTAGCATAAAACATCTGAATTGTTCTGCTCTTATTTTTCTAAAATTGCGAGGAGTGGGCTTGTAGGGGATTTTTAATTTGTAGGAACAAATTTAATAATAATATCTGAAAAAGAAATAAGTACAATTACCTGTTTTTCAAATAATTAGACTCAATAAATCTTTCCAAAACAAATTAAAAAAAGAAGATTTCAATAAATATAAATCAGAGTATTTTTTATATTCCATAACAGCTTAATTATACTGCTTCAAATAATAACACAAAAATTCCCTTAAATTCTTTTTAAGCAAAAAATTATAAAATCCATTTTTTATAACTAAATTTTCGTCTCAAATGAAAATTTGATAAAACTGCAAGGAAATTATATAAAATCGTTAGCCCTCTTACAATGTAATTTTAGAATAATCTAATTAAAGAATTAGCCACAATTATTCATTCATTAAAACTGATTAATATGAAATCTGAAAATTACACATCTGAAGAATCTGCATTTGCAGCAAATTCTTATGAGCAACAGCTACTTCTAAACTATGACGATTATCTAGCAGGTGACTATACTGATAAGCTCACAGCTTCTAATCACTACAATCTAGAACTTGGAGAATTGGAAGAAAATCTTGAATACGATTTTGAGTCAGAGTACGATGAAAATGACTGGGAAGAGGAAGATTTGGATGGAAATCTTGCGGGAGAATACGATAAAAATGAAGAAAAGCCAGGAAGTTTCGAAATGTTGAGCTAAAAAAATACTGCTATGAAAAACTTGTCTGTATTTCTAATTTTAATTTCCGTTTTTTCATGTCAGCAGAAGGAAAACAAAGAAGCTTCTGCTGAATCACCAATACCTGTTGTTCAAAAAGAAAAAAAGCAGGAGAACAAAAAAATAAGCGACACTATTGCTATGAATTTTAAGAATGAAGCAAATGTGTTTTGGGCAGAAGGCCATATAGATTCTCTAAATTCAAAAGTTTATGTTCAATTTAAAAA from Flavobacterium sp. KACC 22763 includes these protein-coding regions:
- a CDS encoding patatin-like phospholipase family protein, which gives rise to MDIVTDLTAEAVSYITLFQDILKSQPKSTVPNNLINNTEWKSLNVCNLLIDNLTPNQKEKIRDLVWHSPTKANTKDLARIYFKRTVLLLDWLSENILIGKKKIDLLLSAEGTSELILFKPPFFWREKIRHILYKESDKRLELVELLEYMPVQVILAITLKKEKDYTIRLYQFYIKKIFEKESETVVTFNDHDLLTREDKDKHAEFWKSEEAEFAQSYLKNDQELLKKLIKNGCSIPFETLFRDELIEISRARKARDKELNLASVSNDYKSETLASHSIKAEQVFDAVGEASEMKLMGLAFSGGGIRSATFNLGILQRLAALNALHKFDYISTVSGGGYIGTWFNSWIKRSGSFSKINDRLSPDKSGDPLADEVRPIRWLRMFSNYLSPNVGIMSPDAWTSGMTWVRNTMINQTVLLLTLLTILSCIYTIYSFWDWARESITQQSILCVSIWSSIILIIGSLIVAIPMRTFYSDEEKESHKLWLINLRKSIINFTRKFKLGTFIPNIILIWGGFSALIISTYFAAYNPNFIGNDKFWFIGLVFCAAFSGFIWVAVWGNYHKRWDLMKRGVGNVTPKEEKNDYAKDEIQESKKIFEKKVGWAIALSSLVASAVLVFLLIVFWSNTNFIYNLFIEHYSNSCKVFFVIGIPCILEIFSIAVIIRMALMGNLFPDYRREWWGRIGGLVHRFILFWIIISFASLIMPDLWEKYSKSNLEGFDWKSLTGWTGWAGFIGWGMKKAFEATDESESKKKSYIDILLKVVPFVFMVGVLLIGSWILDKIEGFNFFPNIKEDWGKFGCITISLLIITVLVSWRVGVNEFSLHHFYRNRLIRAFMGATRSREERIKTANAFTGFDAYDDILLSSMTVKDGYFGPLPLINATLNATVVSALDRQDRKGESFVFSPLYCGYDFSPTRSSTYNVDRIYEYGYRPTNKFSNKNGGPTMGTAMAISGAAVNPNWGYHSSSTMAFLLTLFNLRLGWWIGNPRLAKWKNPDPVFGLLYLMRDLIGKSDINMKYVCLSDGGHFDNTGLYELIRRRCQYILLGDAEQDNRGTCEGLANAIRRCRIDFGVDIDISIDDIIKGKSHIAKGAIKYPGDKKDIGTLIYIKTVVTGEEPADIREYALANPDFPQQSTGDQFFDEAQFESYRKLGYYSIKDISELHLP